A window of the Lactobacillus amylovorus DSM 20531 genome harbors these coding sequences:
- a CDS encoding ABC transporter ATP-binding protein, which yields MTTEKTNAIEMRHIVKKFGDFKANDDINLTLHQGEILALLGENGAGKSTLMRILSGLLEPTSGEIFVKGKKVEINSPTKAKELGIGMVHQHFMLMESFTVLENIILGHEPTNGIVLNIRKAREQILKLSEKYGLAIDPDAQISNITVAQQQRVEILKVLYRGADILIFDEPTAVLTPQEITEFIQIIKNLAKEGKSIILITHKLSEIKAVEDQVTIIRRGRDVGTFEVANVDDNRLAELMVGHHVNMKLNKKSVKLGREILKVENLKVKNTRGSFAVKKLSLNIHGGEILGLAGIDGNGQDELVEAITGLRHVNGGKVIINGQNMTNKKVRQITEAGVAHIPADRQKYGLILNLPLAENLVLQTYYKQPYSKHGIINHQAIYEHAEELIKKYDIRTTSAELPASDLSGGNQQKAIIARELDRNSDLIIAFQPTRGLDVGAIEYIHKQLLAERDAGKAVLLVSYELDEIMQLSDRIAVLHDGKISGEVKPEDTNDTELGLLMTGIKKEGAVND from the coding sequence ATGACGACAGAAAAAACAAATGCAATTGAAATGAGACATATCGTTAAAAAATTCGGTGATTTTAAAGCCAATGACGATATCAACCTCACACTTCATCAAGGTGAAATTTTAGCCTTACTTGGTGAAAACGGTGCTGGTAAATCTACTTTGATGCGCATTTTATCAGGACTGCTTGAACCTACTTCTGGTGAAATTTTTGTAAAAGGTAAAAAAGTAGAAATTAATAGCCCAACTAAAGCAAAAGAACTCGGTATTGGTATGGTTCACCAGCACTTCATGTTGATGGAATCATTCACAGTATTAGAAAACATTATTTTAGGTCATGAACCTACTAATGGCATTGTCCTTAATATAAGAAAGGCACGCGAACAAATCTTAAAACTCTCCGAAAAATACGGCCTCGCAATTGATCCTGATGCTCAAATTTCAAATATTACTGTTGCTCAACAACAACGAGTAGAAATCCTTAAAGTGCTCTACCGTGGTGCTGACATCCTTATCTTCGACGAACCTACTGCGGTTTTAACTCCACAAGAAATCACTGAGTTTATTCAAATTATCAAAAACTTAGCTAAAGAAGGAAAATCAATCATTCTGATCACGCACAAGCTTAGTGAAATCAAGGCAGTGGAAGATCAAGTAACTATTATTCGCCGCGGACGCGATGTTGGTACTTTTGAAGTAGCTAACGTTGACGATAATCGTTTGGCTGAATTAATGGTTGGCCACCACGTTAACATGAAGCTTAACAAAAAGAGCGTAAAGCTAGGACGTGAAATCCTTAAAGTTGAAAATCTGAAGGTTAAAAATACTCGTGGCTCATTCGCCGTCAAAAAGCTTTCGCTTAACATTCATGGTGGTGAAATCTTAGGCTTAGCCGGAATCGACGGTAACGGTCAAGATGAGCTTGTCGAAGCAATCACAGGGTTGCGTCACGTTAATGGCGGTAAAGTAATCATCAATGGTCAAAATATGACGAATAAAAAAGTTCGTCAAATAACTGAAGCTGGGGTTGCTCACATCCCTGCCGACCGTCAAAAATACGGCCTGATCTTAAATCTTCCATTAGCTGAAAATCTGGTTTTGCAAACTTACTACAAGCAACCATATTCAAAACACGGAATCATCAACCATCAAGCAATCTATGAACATGCCGAAGAGTTAATTAAAAAATACGACATTCGAACTACCAGCGCTGAACTGCCAGCAAGTGATCTTTCAGGTGGTAACCAACAAAAAGCAATCATTGCTAGAGAATTAGATCGAAATAGTGATTTAATTATCGCTTTCCAACCAACACGTGGATTAGACGTCGGCGCTATCGAATATATTCATAAGCAGCTTTTAGCAGAACGAGATGCAGGAAAGGCCGTCTTGCTTGTGTCATATGAGCTGGATGAAATCATGCAATTGTCTGATCGAATCGCAGTATTGCACGACGGAAAAATCTCAGGAGAAGTTAAACCTGAAGACACAAACGATACAGAGCTCGGTCTCTTAATGACTGGAATCAAGAAAGAAGGAGCAGTGAATGATTAA
- a CDS encoding BMP family lipoprotein, whose product MNSKFKKVFSFGIVLASVGLVLTACSGKKSNQTANKDTKHGIALITDENGVDDHSFNQAAWEGFKAYGKEHNLQKGRGGYQYFQSSSAADYTPNFDQAAKAGYQTIFGVGFQLADAVKEAAQKNPKKNFVIVDSVVSGQKNVASATFESNQSSYLGGLAAAYTTKTNKVGFIGGAKSAVIDLFEAGFKQGVADGAKALHKKISVQTQYIGNFTSTDKAKSIAQSMYANKADIIYQAAGNAGNGVFQEAKDYDQARPASKKVWVIGVDVDQSNLGNYTSKDGKKENLTLTSVLKGLNIATKSIANDAYKGKFPGGKHLVYSLKGNGVSITKGNLDAKTWAAVQKARTQIIDGKIKVATAPSK is encoded by the coding sequence ATGAACTCAAAGTTCAAAAAAGTCTTTTCATTCGGTATCGTTTTAGCTTCAGTTGGTTTAGTACTTACTGCTTGCTCAGGTAAAAAGAGCAACCAAACAGCTAACAAAGACACTAAACACGGTATAGCTTTAATCACTGACGAAAACGGTGTGGATGACCACTCATTCAACCAAGCTGCATGGGAAGGTTTCAAGGCCTACGGTAAGGAACACAACTTACAAAAGGGCCGCGGCGGCTACCAATATTTCCAATCAAGTAGTGCTGCAGATTACACCCCTAACTTCGACCAAGCTGCAAAAGCAGGCTATCAAACAATCTTCGGTGTAGGTTTCCAATTAGCAGACGCAGTTAAAGAAGCTGCACAAAAGAATCCTAAGAAGAACTTCGTTATCGTAGATAGTGTCGTATCTGGCCAAAAGAACGTCGCTTCTGCCACTTTCGAAAGTAACCAATCATCATACTTAGGTGGTTTAGCTGCTGCTTACACTACCAAGACTAACAAGGTTGGTTTCATCGGTGGTGCAAAGTCAGCCGTAATCGACTTATTCGAAGCAGGCTTTAAGCAAGGTGTTGCAGATGGTGCCAAAGCTCTTCACAAGAAGATCTCTGTTCAAACTCAATACATTGGTAACTTCACTTCAACTGATAAAGCAAAATCAATTGCTCAATCAATGTACGCAAACAAAGCAGACATCATCTACCAAGCAGCTGGTAATGCTGGTAATGGTGTGTTCCAAGAAGCTAAAGACTATGACCAAGCTCGTCCAGCTTCAAAGAAGGTTTGGGTAATCGGTGTTGACGTTGACCAAAGCAACTTGGGTAACTACACTTCAAAAGATGGCAAGAAAGAAAACCTTACTTTAACTTCCGTATTGAAAGGTTTGAACATCGCTACTAAGAGCATTGCCAACGATGCTTACAAGGGCAAGTTCCCTGGCGGCAAGCACTTAGTTTACAGCTTAAAAGGCAATGGTGTTTCTATCACCAAAGGTAATTTAGACGCTAAGACTTGGGCAGCAGTTCAAAAAGCACGTACGCAAATTATTGACGGCAAAATCAAGGTTGCTACCGCTCCTTCTAAGTAA
- a CDS encoding BMP family lipoprotein, translating to MRFKKLFLVVLLAMGTLSACSTSNNTDNSVSKSAALITDGKINDHSFNQSAWEGLEDYGTEYKLNKGADGYQYFQIKDKDDLKTGINKAIKQKYQTIFGLGSEAKSAITSAAKKHPNKNFVIMDDTIKGYPNIASVRFRKDEGAYLAGVAAASQTKTGKIGFIGGENSSVIRSFKHGFTKGVNNQAKKMHKKVTIYSQNIGNFTNTFKARTIAASMYGKDADIIFHAAGKAGSGLFQEARFINQARPAKDRVWVIGVDANQSDLGKYDAKGGQEANFVLTSVITGINVATKDIASRSYQDEFPGGKTITYDLKNNAVSILPGQIDPATWKYVQIARNKILAGKIKI from the coding sequence ATGCGTTTCAAAAAATTATTTTTAGTAGTTCTATTAGCAATGGGCACCCTCTCTGCGTGCTCTACTTCAAACAATACGGATAACAGTGTCTCCAAGTCTGCCGCGTTGATTACGGATGGCAAGATCAACGATCACTCTTTTAATCAATCAGCTTGGGAAGGACTGGAAGATTACGGCACAGAATATAAATTAAACAAAGGTGCAGATGGCTATCAATACTTTCAAATTAAAGACAAAGATGACTTGAAAACTGGTATTAATAAAGCGATCAAGCAAAAATATCAAACTATTTTTGGTCTTGGTAGCGAAGCAAAATCAGCCATTACTTCTGCCGCAAAAAAGCATCCTAACAAAAACTTTGTCATCATGGATGACACTATCAAGGGTTATCCTAATATTGCTTCTGTAAGATTTAGAAAAGACGAAGGCGCATATTTAGCTGGCGTTGCAGCAGCAAGTCAAACTAAAACTGGAAAAATTGGTTTTATTGGTGGCGAAAATAGTAGTGTGATTCGTTCATTTAAGCATGGATTTACTAAGGGCGTAAACAATCAAGCTAAAAAGATGCACAAGAAAGTCACTATTTATAGCCAAAATATTGGTAATTTCACTAATACATTTAAGGCCAGAACTATAGCCGCAAGTATGTATGGCAAAGACGCAGATATTATTTTCCATGCAGCCGGAAAAGCCGGAAGTGGTCTATTCCAAGAAGCTAGATTCATCAATCAAGCCCGTCCTGCCAAAGATCGAGTTTGGGTAATTGGTGTTGATGCCAATCAATCTGACTTGGGCAAATATGATGCTAAAGGCGGCCAAGAAGCTAACTTCGTTTTAACGTCTGTAATTACCGGAATTAATGTAGCTACCAAGGATATTGCCAGTCGCAGCTATCAAGATGAATTTCCTGGTGGAAAAACGATTACCTATGATTTAAAAAATAATGCAGTTTCTATCCTACCTGGTCAAATAGATCCTGCCACTTGGAAATATGTTCAAATAGCTAGAAACAAAATATTAGCTGGAAAAATCAAAATATAG